The genomic stretch TTGTCGCGCCTGCGCAAGGCGGGGCTGCTGGAGACCCGGAGCGAGGAGTCGCCGAATGGCCCGGCGCGGAAGTATTATCGTTTGACCCCCGCTGGCGAGCAGACGCGGCAGTTGATGAATGCCTGCTGGCGGGATATTGAGATTGGCGTGGACGGTTTGATCAATGAGGGGAATGGACGATGAAGCGCTGGACGCCCGAAGCGGAACAACGGCTGGATGATTATCTGGAAGAAATCGTCGACCTGACCCAGAGAAGCGGCGAGGTCGATGACGACTTTGTGGAGGAACTCCGTCAGCACATCCGCAGCGATGCGGAGGAGAGCGCGGGCGGGGTGGTGACGCCACAGCATCTGGAGCGGGCGCTGGCGGCGGCGGGCAAGCCCCGGGATGTGCTGGGGTTGGAGTCGAGCGAGCCGGCGAATGGACACGGACACGGCGCGGCGCGCGAACAAGGTCTGGCTGAGTCCGAAACAGCCGCGCCCACCGTCGCAGTGCGCGGGAAGCCCTTGCTGAAGGTACGTCTGATCTTCGGTGGAATCATCCTGCCCACGCTGGCGCTGTGCATGGAGCTATTTTTACTTTCCGAGAGTGGCGGCGGCGGTGTGGGGGTGATGCCGACGCTGATGCATGTTTTCATGATCGCGCTGGTGCCGATGTTGGTCTGGTACTTGATTGTGCGCCGTGATCCCGCGGGTGACATGGCGACGGCGGGGATGAGAAACCGGATCGCGATGATGCTGGGTTATCTCAGCGCGATCTCGTTGATCTACACCATTTTCCTGCTGCCTATTACGCCCTTTGCGCTGATTGGTATTCTATATCTGGGCCTTGGTTTGATTGCGCTCGCCCCTGCGAGTGCGTTTCTGTGCAGTCTTCATCTGCTTGTCAAGTTCGGGCAGTACGGACTCTTTGACAAGAACGGTGGACGCCGTGCCCGGCTATGGTATTCGACGGGTATTGCGGTGGCGGTTGCACCGCTCGCCGGTCACTGGGGTCTTCAGTCTGCCCGCCATCACCACGCGATGCAGGTGGTGCATGGCGACGCCGAGGCGCAGTCGCAGTCCTTATGGACCCTGCGCTTGATCGGCACGCCTGATCCTTCGACGGCCTGGGGGCGGGACCAGAATCTCTCCTGGATGTGGCGAGGTCTACTCTCGGACAGAAATCGCTGGGATGGTGATTGGCTGAGCGTTGAGGACCTGGAGCGGGTGCACTTCCGGGCTACCGGCGAGATCGCCGATCCGCAGGCTGCGGGTTCGCGCTGGTACACCACCAATGCCTTATCTCAGCGCTGGCGCTTGCTTCGCGAGCAGGGCGGTGACAAGGTCGGCGCGATGATACCTGGTTTGTCGCTGGCGAGCAGCAATCTGGATGTGGACATGGTCCGGGACGGTCTGGCGGAGTCGGGGTTGTCCTACACCGAGTGGGTGCTTGAGTTTTCAAATGACAACCCGGAGGCGAATGAGGCCCGTTGTGTTATTGCGATGCCGCCGGGGAGCGTGGCGAGCCGTCTGACCCTCTGGATCAATGGTGTGGAGTGCGAGGCGGCCTTCGGCGGCACGAATCAGGTAAAGGCGGCGTACCGGGACGTGGCGGTTGTGCGGCGTCAGGACCCGGCGCTCCTGAGCAACCCGGCGAAGGGCGAGGTGTTCCTGCAATGCTTCCCCGTGCCGGCCTTCGGGAAGATGAAGGTGAAGATTGGCGTGACTGCGCCGCTCCAGTCCCTAGGCGGGAAAGCCTACCTGATGCTTCCGCGTATAGTGGATGAGAATTTTACTGTGGCTCCGCGATTTGCACACCAGATAAGCGCGGAAGGTTTCAAGGGCCTGTCGTCGCCGATTTCCGGCTTGACCGCGATTCCGGGAAACGGCGGCACATCCAGCATCGCCGGACGGGCGCCGCACAAGGCCCTTTCGGGCGAGGTCGCCACACCCTGGCTACTGGTCGAGGGCGCTGTTACCACGGGACTTTTCGAAGGCCAGTTGGGATCTTATAGTGCGACGATGGAAATCGCGCCGGCCGCGTCCACCGAATCTCGAAATGTTTGGCTTGTGGTGGATGGGTCGGCGGGCGTGGGTCGGGCGAAGATTGATTGGGCGGCGTTGGTGCGAGCTTTCCCGGAGGGTGCCGCGCTGCACGCGACCTTTGCCGGATTCAATTCGGAGCACTGGGACGAGTCCGGTGGGCGCGAGGGTCTGATTGCGTGGCTGTCGGCGCGGGATTTCGCGTACGGGCAGCGGGTGGTTCCGGCGATGGTAGAAGCGAGCCAGCGGGCCCTGGCCACGGCCAATGGGGAGTTGCTGGTGATCCATGGGCCCCAGCCGTACGAAGATGAAGAGGACGATGCGCTGGCGTCCGCCATCAAGCGGGGGCGGCGCAATGGCGGGGCCTTGCCGGTGCGGATGGTCGGTGTTGCGTCGGGTCCGAATGCCGTGGCGCGGTCGCTGGTGAACTTTTCGGAGGTTGAGACCATCGCAACCTTCGATTCTCCGCAGAAGACCTTGGAGCAGTTGGCGCGGGCGGGCGTGGCTACCGATCTTGTTCGCAAGTACACGCTGCGCGGCGATGGAGCGAGCGCGGTAGACGGCGCGCCGCACGGTACGGCGTCGCATGTGGTTCGAATGGCCGCGTTGGACCGAATCATGGGGCTGTTGCGATCGGAGTCGCCGCTGGAGACCGAGGAGGCCGTGTCGATTGCCAAGCGTTGTCGTCTGGTCACGCCGGTGAGCGGTGCGGTGGTGCTGGAGAATCAGGCCCAGTACGCCCGCCACGGTCTGGACGACAAGGAGGCCCTCGATGCCGTGCCGGCCGTGCCCGAACCGGAGGAGTGGCTGCTGCTTGGTGTGGCGGCGTTGGCGCTGGGGGTAGCGCTGCTTCGCCGGAAGAAGACCTTTGTTGTGGTGCCCTGAGTCATGTCGGGCACGCTGAGCGAGACGATGGGAGTCGACGGCGCAACCCGCGCCGAGGGGAGGGACGTGTTCAGCTCGAACATGCTGGTTGTCGGGGTTGCTGTGCTTGGGTGTTGGGGCGCGTGGTGGCGTATGGGCGGGCAATGGTTCGAGCCGGGCTTCAATGCCAGCGGGCTGGCGACGATGGGGGTGGCGATTGGGTTTGCGTGCTATCGCGCCTGGGCGACACGGCGGGAGGCCGTTCCGATTGCCTGGCCCTGGCTCTTTGCGTGCGCGGGGCTGCTCACCGCGTATGGGCTGCTCTACGGCGGCACGCCGAAGCTGGTAACGTCGCTGATCGCGGTGATGCTCGTGTCGGCGATACTCCTTGGCGCTTTGCCCCG from Candidatus Hydrogenedentota bacterium encodes the following:
- a CDS encoding PEP-CTERM sorting domain-containing protein (PEP-CTERM proteins occur, often in large numbers, in the proteomes of bacteria that also encode an exosortase, a predicted intramembrane cysteine proteinase. The presence of a PEP-CTERM domain at a protein's C-terminus predicts cleavage within the sorting domain, followed by covalent anchoring to some some component of the (usually Gram-negative) cell surface. Many PEP-CTERM proteins exhibit an unusual sequence composition that includes large numbers of potential glycosylation sites. Expression of one such protein has been shown restore the ability of a bacterium to form floc, a type of biofilm.): MKRWTPEAEQRLDDYLEEIVDLTQRSGEVDDDFVEELRQHIRSDAEESAGGVVTPQHLERALAAAGKPRDVLGLESSEPANGHGHGAAREQGLAESETAAPTVAVRGKPLLKVRLIFGGIILPTLALCMELFLLSESGGGGVGVMPTLMHVFMIALVPMLVWYLIVRRDPAGDMATAGMRNRIAMMLGYLSAISLIYTIFLLPITPFALIGILYLGLGLIALAPASAFLCSLHLLVKFGQYGLFDKNGGRRARLWYSTGIAVAVAPLAGHWGLQSARHHHAMQVVHGDAEAQSQSLWTLRLIGTPDPSTAWGRDQNLSWMWRGLLSDRNRWDGDWLSVEDLERVHFRATGEIADPQAAGSRWYTTNALSQRWRLLREQGGDKVGAMIPGLSLASSNLDVDMVRDGLAESGLSYTEWVLEFSNDNPEANEARCVIAMPPGSVASRLTLWINGVECEAAFGGTNQVKAAYRDVAVVRRQDPALLSNPAKGEVFLQCFPVPAFGKMKVKIGVTAPLQSLGGKAYLMLPRIVDENFTVAPRFAHQISAEGFKGLSSPISGLTAIPGNGGTSSIAGRAPHKALSGEVATPWLLVEGAVTTGLFEGQLGSYSATMEIAPAASTESRNVWLVVDGSAGVGRAKIDWAALVRAFPEGAALHATFAGFNSEHWDESGGREGLIAWLSARDFAYGQRVVPAMVEASQRALATANGELLVIHGPQPYEDEEDDALASAIKRGRRNGGALPVRMVGVASGPNAVARSLVNFSEVETIATFDSPQKTLEQLARAGVATDLVRKYTLRGDGASAVDGAPHGTASHVVRMAALDRIMGLLRSESPLETEEAVSIAKRCRLVTPVSGAVVLENQAQYARHGLDDKEALDAVPAVPEPEEWLLLGVAALALGVALLRRKKTFVVVP